In Panthera leo isolate Ple1 chromosome E3, P.leo_Ple1_pat1.1, whole genome shotgun sequence, a genomic segment contains:
- the CD2BP2 gene encoding CD2 antigen cytoplasmic tail-binding protein 2 isoform X2 — translation MPKRKVTFQGVGEEDDEDEISVPKKKPVDPVAGAGGPGSRFKGKHSLDSDEEDDDEEEGSSKYDILASEDVEGQEAATLPSEGGVRITPFNLQEEMEEGHFDADGNYFLNRDAQIRDSWLDNIDWVKIRERPPDQRPPSDSEEEDSLGQTPMSAQALLEGLLELLLPRETVAGALRRLGARGGGKGGSKGGGRPSSPQRLDRLSGLADQMVARGNLGVYQETRERLAMRLKGLGSRTQGPPEPTPPPSLDMFAEEVAEGELETPTPTQKGEAELPGDGLVDVMWEYKWENTGDAELYGPFTSTQMQLLLSFPADLGERRLLRRWCLLPEAGPSWWTVLQLQTH, via the exons ATGCCAAAGAGGAAAGTGACCTTCCAAGGTGTGGGAGAGGAGGATGATGAGGATGAAATCAGTGTTCCCAAGAAGAAG CCAGTGGATCctgtggctggggcagggggtccTGGGAGCCGCTTCAAAGGCAAACACTCTTTGGACAGTGATGAGGAGGATGATGATGAAGAGGAGGGGTCCAGCAAATACGATATCTTGGCTTCGGAGGATGTGGAAG GTCAGGAAGCAGCCACGCTCCCCAGTGAGGGAGGTGTGCGGATCACACCCTTCAACCTGCAGGAGGAGATGGAGGAAGGCCACTTTGATGCTGATGGCAACTACTTCCTGAACCGGGATGCTCAGATCCGAGACAGCTGGCTAGACAACATTGACTGG GTGAAAATCAGGGAGCGGCCACCCGATCAGCGCCCACCGTCCGACTCAGAGGAAGAGGACAGCCTGGGCCAGACACCAATGAGTGCCCAAGCCCTTCTGGAGGGCCTTCTGGAGCTGCTGTTGCCAAGAGAGACCGTAGCTGGTGCACTGAGGCGTCTGGGGGCCAGAGGAGGAGGCAAAGGGGGCAGCAAAGGGGGTGGGCGGCCCAGTTCCCCCCAGCGCTTGGATCGGCTCTCTGGGTTGGCCGACCAGATGGTGGCCCGGGGCAACCTTGGCGTGTATCAGGAGACAAGGGAACGATTAGCCATGCGGCTGAAGGGGTTGGGGTCCCGGACCCAGGGACCCCCTGagcccacacccccaccctctcTGGACATGTTTGCTGAAGAAGTGGCAGAGGGGGAGCTGGAGACCCCAACTCCTACGCAGAAGGGAG AAGCAGAGTTGCCAGGAGATGGTCTGGTGGACGTGATGTGGGAATATAAGTGGGAGAACACAGGGGATGCTGAGCTGTATGGGCCCTTCACCAGCACCCAGATGCAG ctcttgctctcttttcctgCAGACCTGGGTGAACGAAGGCTACTTCGCAGATGGTGTTTATTGCCGGAAGCTGGACCCTCCTGGTGGACAGTTCTACAACTCCAAACGCATTGA
- the CD2BP2 gene encoding CD2 antigen cytoplasmic tail-binding protein 2 isoform X1: MPKRKVTFQGVGEEDDEDEISVPKKKPVDPVAGAGGPGSRFKGKHSLDSDEEDDDEEEGSSKYDILASEDVEGQEAATLPSEGGVRITPFNLQEEMEEGHFDADGNYFLNRDAQIRDSWLDNIDWVKIRERPPDQRPPSDSEEEDSLGQTPMSAQALLEGLLELLLPRETVAGALRRLGARGGGKGGSKGGGRPSSPQRLDRLSGLADQMVARGNLGVYQETRERLAMRLKGLGSRTQGPPEPTPPPSLDMFAEEVAEGELETPTPTQKGEAELPGDGLVDVMWEYKWENTGDAELYGPFTSTQMQTWVNEGYFADGVYCRKLDPPGGQFYNSKRIDFDLYT; encoded by the exons ATGCCAAAGAGGAAAGTGACCTTCCAAGGTGTGGGAGAGGAGGATGATGAGGATGAAATCAGTGTTCCCAAGAAGAAG CCAGTGGATCctgtggctggggcagggggtccTGGGAGCCGCTTCAAAGGCAAACACTCTTTGGACAGTGATGAGGAGGATGATGATGAAGAGGAGGGGTCCAGCAAATACGATATCTTGGCTTCGGAGGATGTGGAAG GTCAGGAAGCAGCCACGCTCCCCAGTGAGGGAGGTGTGCGGATCACACCCTTCAACCTGCAGGAGGAGATGGAGGAAGGCCACTTTGATGCTGATGGCAACTACTTCCTGAACCGGGATGCTCAGATCCGAGACAGCTGGCTAGACAACATTGACTGG GTGAAAATCAGGGAGCGGCCACCCGATCAGCGCCCACCGTCCGACTCAGAGGAAGAGGACAGCCTGGGCCAGACACCAATGAGTGCCCAAGCCCTTCTGGAGGGCCTTCTGGAGCTGCTGTTGCCAAGAGAGACCGTAGCTGGTGCACTGAGGCGTCTGGGGGCCAGAGGAGGAGGCAAAGGGGGCAGCAAAGGGGGTGGGCGGCCCAGTTCCCCCCAGCGCTTGGATCGGCTCTCTGGGTTGGCCGACCAGATGGTGGCCCGGGGCAACCTTGGCGTGTATCAGGAGACAAGGGAACGATTAGCCATGCGGCTGAAGGGGTTGGGGTCCCGGACCCAGGGACCCCCTGagcccacacccccaccctctcTGGACATGTTTGCTGAAGAAGTGGCAGAGGGGGAGCTGGAGACCCCAACTCCTACGCAGAAGGGAG AAGCAGAGTTGCCAGGAGATGGTCTGGTGGACGTGATGTGGGAATATAAGTGGGAGAACACAGGGGATGCTGAGCTGTATGGGCCCTTCACCAGCACCCAGATGCAG ACCTGGGTGAACGAAGGCTACTTCGCAGATGGTGTTTATTGCCGGAAGCTGGACCCTCCTGGTGGACAGTTCTACAACTCCAAACGCATTGACTTTGACCTCTATACCTGA